CCGTTCTGACCTGCCCCTGAATCTTATTACGAAGCTTCAGTATCCTGATCTCTTTTTCCATGATACCTGACAGCAGGCAGAGACGTTGAAGTACATTATCAACTTCAAGTACCTTCTGCTTTTCCTCTACGCTTGCTTCTATCCTGCTTGCCGCCAGGAAACTCAATCTGTCGGGATCGGCAGAAAGCTCCAGAAACTGTGAATCGTCAGGAATGGTCCGGGTAAGTTCAAATATCTGCTTCAGCTGAATTCCCACAGTATTATGCCAGGCATTCAGTTCCACATCGTCTTCGGGGAATATGGATTCCAGCTTTTCAACCCTTGCCAGAAGATATGGTTTACTCGTTTCAATGAACTCAAGAATGCGGAAACGGATAAGACCCCTTAAATGGAGCCTTATGATGTTGCCCGGAAACCTGTATAACCGATCAATGCCGGTAACCGTTCCCGTCCTGTAAAGATCTGCTGGACGGGCAGGCGCGTTGATGATGCTATTCAGGCTGACAACACCTATCAGTTTATCCGCGCGGACAGCATCGTCTACAAGTTCAGCGGTTCCAAGCTTCGTAATGGTTCTTGGAACCACAGTAAAGGGATACACAACCCCGTCAGGACTTGGCAGAACAGGCAGTATTTCAGGTAGTTCCAGAGTAATTGCCCGGGTCATTCAATCTCCTTTTTCAATTTTTATGGATTCTCCCGATTTATTAACGGGACTTCTGACACCTGTCTGCTCATCAGCAGTTAGTATCAGACTGAGAACTCCGTTTTTCAATGATGCTGTAACCTCGGTTATGCTGATCCTCCCGGGAATATGTATCTCGCGATGAAAATGACCCGTATATATTTCTATCTTCTCGGCAGTGAGTGCCTTTACAGGAGGAGTTTTGATCCCTCTGATCAATACGCTTTCTGGGAATATAATAAGATCGATATCATCGGATGATACTCCAGGCAGCTCAACGAACAGAAGCCATTGTTTTTCGGCTTCGTACATATCAACTGCCGGTGTCCAGCTGATGTCACCTTCTCGTAGGAGAAACATGGCCTCAGGTACTATTCGATATCGAATCGGACCTGGACATTTGTTGTAACCTCAACAGGCTGGTCGCCCTGCATTGCCGGACTGAAAACCCAGTTATTAACAGCATCTATTGCTGCCTGGCCGCATCCAAGACCCAATGGATCGTTTACAATGGTAACATTCTGTACGGAACCATCGGTACCCACCAGAACAGCAAGAGTAACGTACCCATGCAGGTCTCCCCTGGCCCTGGCCATTGAAGGTACGGAAGGAGCGATCTGCTGTATGGCAAAGGGAGATGAGAT
The DNA window shown above is from Candidatus Aegiribacteria sp. and carries:
- a CDS encoding Hsp20/alpha crystallin family protein, translated to MFLLREGDISWTPAVDMYEAEKQWLLFVELPGVSSDDIDLIIFPESVLIRGIKTPPVKALTAEKIEIYTGHFHREIHIPGRISITEVTASLKNGVLSLILTADEQTGVRSPVNKSGESIKIEKGD